GCTGTCGCTGGGCCTGCCGACCCCGCAGTACAGGAAAGTGGAAGCCTCCACGGTCCATGCGCTGGCCGCCGAACTCGGCCTGCCGGTGGTGGTCAAGCCGGCCAATGAAGGTTCCAGCGTGGGCATCAGCCGGGTGACCGATGAGGCCGGCCTGGACGAAGCGGTGGCCCTGGCGGCGCGCTACGACGGCCAGCTGCTGATGGAACAGATGGTGGTGGGCGATGAGCTGACCGTGGCCATCCTCGGTGATGTCGCGCTGCCCTCCATCCGCATCGTGCCCAAGGGCCAGTGGTACGACTACAACGCCAAGTACATCGCCGAGGACACCCAGTACCTGTGCCCGGGCCTGGACGGCGCTGACGAGGAAGAGATCCGCCGCATCGCCCTGGCCGCGTTCCGCGCCGCCGGCTGCCTTGGCTGGGGCCGCGTGGACGTGATGCGCGATCGCGCCAGCGGCCGCTTCTTCCTGCTGGAAGTGAACACCGCCCCGGGCATGACCAGCCACTCGCTGGTGCCCAAGGCCGCGGCGCAGGCCGGCATCGGTTTCGAGGAGCTGGTGTGGCGCGTGCTTGAACAGACCCTGGAGGCATCGCACGCATGAACGCGCTGCTGCGCATCTTCGTCTGGCTGTTGGCCCTGTCGGTGGTGGCACTACCGGTGGTGGCCGTGGTCAATGGCTGGGTTGGCGCTGAGCGCTGGCCGCTGGCGAAGCTGCGCGTGCACGGTGAATTCAAGCGGGTGCCGGCGGAACAGCTGCAGCAGGTGCTGCTGCCGTATGCGCATGCCGGTTTCTTCGCGGTCAAGCTGCAGGACGCGCAGGACGCCCTGGAAAAGCTGCCGTGGGTGGAAAGCGCGCAGGTGCGCAAGCAGTGGCCGGACGTGCTGGAAGTGACGCTGGTCGAGCACAAGCCGTTCGCGCGCTGGGGCGAAGACCGCCTGCTTTCCGAGCAGGGCAAGCTGTTCCCCACGCCGAAGAAGCTGGCCGACCTGCAGCTTCCCGAGCTGGATGGCCCGGACAGCCAGACCGAAGAAGTGGTGAAGCTGTACAACGATGCGCGCGCGCTGTTCGCACCGGCCGGCGTGGACGTGCGCCGCCTGACCATGGACGCGCGCGGCAGCTGGTCGCTGCTGCTGAGCAATGGCACCGAAGTGGTGGTCGGCCGTGACGATGCCCGCTCGCGCCTGCAGCGCTTCGTGCGCGTGCTGCCGCAGCTGGCCAACCAGGCCGCGCCGATCGAGCGCGCCGACCTCCGATACACCAATGGTTTCACCCTGAGCTGGGGAACGCCGGCCACGCCGGCCGGCGCACCCGCGACCCCGGCCAGAAGAACGCAGGAAAGGACATGAATCGCAAGGGTGATAAATCGCTGATCGTCGGCCTGGATATCGGCACCTCCAAGGTGGTGGCGCTGGTGGGCGAGTATTCGCCGGGCAACCCGATCGAAGTGATCGGCATCGGCTCGCACGAGTCGCGTGGCCTCAAGCGCGGCGTGGTGGTGGACATCGAATCGACGGTGCAGTCCATCCAGCGCGCGGTGGAAGAGGCCGAGCTGATGGCCGGCTGCGAGATCCGCTCGGTGTATGCCTCCATTTCCGGCAACCACGTGCAGTGCAAGAACTCGCCGGGCATCGTGCCGATCCGCGACGGGGAAGTGACCTGGGGCGACCTGGATCGCGTGCTCGACGCAGCGAAGGCGGTGGCCATTCCGGCCGACCAGAAGATCCTGCACGCCATCCCGCGCGAGTACGTGCTGGATGATTCGCAGGAAGGCATCCGCAACCCGGTCGGCATGACCGGCGTGCGCCTGGAAGTGCACGCCCACCTGGTGGTCTGCGCGCAGTCCGCTGCCGCCAACATCAGCAAGTGCGTGCAGCGCTGCGGCCTGCAGGTGGACGACCTGGTGCTGTCCTCGCTGGCTTCCAGCGTGGCGGTGCTGACCGCCGACGAAAAGGAACTGGGCGTGGTGCTGGTCGACATGGGCGCGGGCACCACCGATATCGCGGTGTTCGTGCAGGGTGCGATCTGCCACACCGCCTCGCTGCCGATCGCCGGCGACCACGTGACCAACGACATCGCGCACATGCTGCGCACGCCGACCCCGGAAGCCGAGCAGATCAAGGTGCGCTATGCCTGCGCCCTGGCCCAGCTGGCCACCGCCGAGGAAAGCATCCAGGTGCCGTCGGTGGGTGACCGCCCGCCGCGCCGCATGCCGCGCCATTCGCTGGCTCAGGCCGTACAGGGCCGCTACGAGGAAATCTTCGAGATGGTGCAGGCCGAACTGCGCCGCTCCGGCTTCGAGGAACTGGTGCGTGCCGGCCTGGTGCTGACCGGTGGCGCCTCGAAGATGGAAGGCGTGGTCGAACTGGCCGAGGAAATGCTGCAGATGCCGGTACGCGTGGGCATTCCGCAGCACGTCACCGGCCTTGGCGAAGTGGTGGGCAACCCGGTGCATGCCACCGGCGTGGGCCTGCTGCTGATGGGCAGCCAGAACGAGCATCCGCGCCGGCCGTCGCTGCCGACCGGACGCGCAGGCAGCATGTTCAAGAAATTGAAGACCTGGTTCCGCGGCGAATTCTGACGCGGAACCTGCAATACCCGGGCCTGCCCGGTTGCATTACCGGCAACAAGACGCAACAACGCAACACACAACCCACACAGCCGCATCGGCAACATGACGCGCAAAGGCAGGAGGCCTGAACGCCCATGCCACCGACAAGCGGATACAACGAGGACACGGACATGGCGCATTTTGAACTGATCGAAAAGATGGCACCCAATGCGGTGATCAAGGTGGTTGGCGTGGGCGGCGGCGGCGGCAATGCCGTGGCGCACATGGTCAACTCGGCAGTGGATGGTGTGGAATTCATCACCGCCAACACCGACTCGCAGGCCATCAAGAATTGCGGTGCCAAGCTGCAGCTGCAGCTGGGTACCAACGTGACCAAGGGCCTGGGCGCAGGCGCGAACCCGGAAGTCGGCCGCCAGGCCGCGCTGGAAGACCGTGAGCGCATCATGGACGCCCTGCAGGGCGCGGACATGGTGTTCATCACCGCCGGCATGGGCGGCGGCACCGGCACCGGCGCTGCACCGGTGGTGGCGCAGCTGGCCAAGGAAATGGGCATCCTGACCGTGGCCGTGGTC
Above is a genomic segment from Stenotrophomonas sp. ESTM1D_MKCIP4_1 containing:
- a CDS encoding D-alanine--D-alanine ligase, whose protein sequence is MSALTFPPLRSTDPAVFGRVAVLLGGSSSEREVSLDSGRNVLQALQSRGVDAFAVDGIPALARALAAGGVDRVFNILHGHNGGGEDGIVQGLMDAFGVPYTGSDVLGSALSMDKIRTKQVWLSLGLPTPQYRKVEASTVHALAAELGLPVVVKPANEGSSVGISRVTDEAGLDEAVALAARYDGQLLMEQMVVGDELTVAILGDVALPSIRIVPKGQWYDYNAKYIAEDTQYLCPGLDGADEEEIRRIALAAFRAAGCLGWGRVDVMRDRASGRFFLLEVNTAPGMTSHSLVPKAAAQAGIGFEELVWRVLEQTLEASHA
- a CDS encoding cell division protein FtsQ/DivIB: MNALLRIFVWLLALSVVALPVVAVVNGWVGAERWPLAKLRVHGEFKRVPAEQLQQVLLPYAHAGFFAVKLQDAQDALEKLPWVESAQVRKQWPDVLEVTLVEHKPFARWGEDRLLSEQGKLFPTPKKLADLQLPELDGPDSQTEEVVKLYNDARALFAPAGVDVRRLTMDARGSWSLLLSNGTEVVVGRDDARSRLQRFVRVLPQLANQAAPIERADLRYTNGFTLSWGTPATPAGAPATPARRTQERT
- the ftsA gene encoding cell division protein FtsA, whose product is MNRKGDKSLIVGLDIGTSKVVALVGEYSPGNPIEVIGIGSHESRGLKRGVVVDIESTVQSIQRAVEEAELMAGCEIRSVYASISGNHVQCKNSPGIVPIRDGEVTWGDLDRVLDAAKAVAIPADQKILHAIPREYVLDDSQEGIRNPVGMTGVRLEVHAHLVVCAQSAAANISKCVQRCGLQVDDLVLSSLASSVAVLTADEKELGVVLVDMGAGTTDIAVFVQGAICHTASLPIAGDHVTNDIAHMLRTPTPEAEQIKVRYACALAQLATAEESIQVPSVGDRPPRRMPRHSLAQAVQGRYEEIFEMVQAELRRSGFEELVRAGLVLTGGASKMEGVVELAEEMLQMPVRVGIPQHVTGLGEVVGNPVHATGVGLLLMGSQNEHPRRPSLPTGRAGSMFKKLKTWFRGEF